The Cygnus atratus isolate AKBS03 ecotype Queensland, Australia chromosome 19, CAtr_DNAZoo_HiC_assembly, whole genome shotgun sequence genome includes a window with the following:
- the FAM163B gene encoding protein FAM163B, whose product MTAGTVVITGGILATVILLCIIAVLCYCRLQYYCCKKDESEEDEEEPDFAVHSHIPPLHCNRNVVLTNGPSLYASSPFGKKPTPSQSGCPGCGQYEPPTFFLQEPPEELHNGGDRVSYQTVSQEDLELPVSVGNLQALNPNRLSAMREAFSRSRSISTDV is encoded by the exons ATGACAGCCGGGACCGTGGTCATCACAGGTGGAATATTAGCGACTGTCATTTTACTTTGTATCATCGCTGTCCTCTGCTACTGTAGGCTCCAG TACTACTGCTGCAAGAAGGATGAGTccgaggaggatgaggaggagccCGACTTCGCCGTGCACTCCCACATCCCTCCGCTCCACTGCAACCGCAACGTAGTGCTGACCAACGGCCCGTCCCTCTACGCCTCCTCGCCCTTCGGCAAGAAGCCGACGCCGAGCCAGAGCGGCTGCCCCGGCTGCGGGCAGTATGAGCCCCCCACCTTCTTCCTGCAGGAGCCCCCCGAGGAGCTGCACAACGGGGGGGACCGGGTCAGCTACCAGACCGTCAGCCAGGAAGACCTGGAGCTGCCGGTGAGCGTGGGCAACCTGCAGGCGCTCAACCCCAACCGGCTCTCGGCTATGCGGGAAGCCTTCTCCCGCAGCCGCAGCATCAGCACCGACGTGTGA